Proteins from a genomic interval of Orbaceae bacterium lpD02:
- the radC gene encoding DNA repair protein RadC, producing the protein MMPREKLLQFGADSLSDHELLAIFLRTGTRGMHVLKLSQSLLDEFGSLYHLMSATQSDFCQKLGLGITKYTQLKAVIELSYRYLQVKMTQDSSLTSPNLTHHYLASRLADKEREIFLVIFLNNQNNVIYTEEMFVGTYNAVEVHPREIVRKALKCNAVALILAHNHPSGAAEPSEADRIMTKQIEQVCNLVDIRIIDHFVIGKGEYVSFAERGWL; encoded by the coding sequence ATGATGCCAAGAGAAAAACTCTTACAATTTGGAGCAGATTCACTGTCTGATCATGAGTTGCTTGCTATCTTCCTAAGAACTGGAACCAGAGGCATGCATGTACTTAAATTATCACAAAGCTTATTAGATGAATTCGGTTCTCTATATCACCTAATGAGTGCAACCCAGAGTGATTTTTGCCAAAAATTAGGCTTAGGGATAACAAAATATACACAACTTAAAGCAGTAATAGAACTATCTTACCGATATTTACAGGTAAAAATGACTCAAGATAGCTCACTTACCTCCCCTAATTTGACGCACCATTATCTTGCGAGTCGACTAGCTGACAAAGAACGTGAAATATTTTTAGTTATTTTTCTTAATAACCAAAATAACGTAATTTATACTGAAGAAATGTTTGTTGGCACTTACAATGCAGTAGAAGTTCATCCTAGAGAAATTGTTCGCAAAGCGCTAAAATGCAATGCAGTAGCACTGATTCTTGCCCATAATCACCCATCAGGAGCGGCAGAACCGAGTGAAGCGGATCGAATAATGACGAAGCAAATTGAACAAGTCTGTAATTTAGTCGATATTCGGATTATCGATCATTTTGTCATTGGTAAAGGGGAGTATGTATCTTTTGCCGAAAGAGGTTGGTTATAA
- a CDS encoding SlyX family protein: MNKQQEYRLEQLETKISFQEITIEELNKITIQLQAEIARLKEQLSLLSKKLQASQPSNIANISEEVPPPHY, translated from the coding sequence ATGAATAAGCAACAAGAATATAGACTAGAACAGCTAGAAACTAAAATTAGTTTTCAAGAAATAACCATTGAGGAGCTAAATAAAATAACGATTCAGTTGCAAGCTGAAATAGCGAGATTAAAAGAACAATTATCTTTGCTATCGAAAAAACTACAAGCGTCACAACCATCAAATATAGCTAATATATCAGAGGAAGTTCCTCCACCACATTACTAA